One Glycine soja cultivar W05 chromosome 2, ASM419377v2, whole genome shotgun sequence genomic region harbors:
- the LOC114398773 gene encoding uncharacterized protein LOC114398773 codes for MKKLCPNLTREDGLETVLEVPIPEEIFTIKSGTSRAWHNMKSWMKPNVESSRSSSLFGGQNTDIQLLLGVVGAPLIPLPVTSHNQPITIKSHNIEASMAKYIVKQYVAAVGGESGLNSVESMYAMGEVRVGSEFSEGEECVSSKKTKKVQMKEEVGGFVVWQKKPELWCLELVVSGYKISAGSDGKVAWRQTPWHHSHASRGPPRPLRRLLQGLDPRSTANLFNNSICVGEKTVNNEECFILKLEADSNSLRTRSSSNVEIIRHTVWGYFSQRTGLLVQLEDSHLIKLKSNASEAIFWETNMESLIQDYRIVDGINIAHAGKTWVTLSRLGECPESHSTTRIKEVWQIEEVDFNIKGLSMDCFLPPSDLKREEEKGVEECGVAASNAKLPYKIQSASFKISVSKVAAINVEDSSASESDDENV; via the exons atGAAGAAGCTCTGTCCCAATCTTACTCGCGAGGATGGGCTCGAAACGGTGCTGGAGGTTCCCATCCCTGAGGAGATTTTCACCATCAAGAGTGGAACCAGCAGAGCTTGGCATAACATGAAGTCATGGATGAAGCCAAATGTTGAATCTTCAAGATCATCATCACTCTTTGGAGGCCAAAACACAGATATCCAACTATTGCTTGGTGTTGTTGGAGCGCCATTGATCCCTCTCCCTGTCACCTCTCACAACCAACCTATCACCATTAAATCCCATAACATT GAGGCTTCGATGGCGAAATACATAGTGAAACAATACGTGGCGGCCGTGGGAGGAGAGAGTGGTTTGAATTCGGTGGAAAGCATGTATGCGATGGGTGAGGTGAGAGTAGGGTCAGAGTTTTCAGAAGGGGAAGAATGTGTGAGTAGCAAGAAGACGAAGAAGGTACAGATGAAAGAGGAAGTGGGAGGGTTCGTTGTGTGGCAGAAGAAGCCAGAACTGTGGTGCTTGGAACTAGTTGTTTCTGGGTACAAAATCAGTGCCGGGAGTGACGGCAAAGTGGCGTGGAGGCAAACACCTTGGCATCATTCTCATGCTTCTCGTGGCCCACCAAGACCACTTAGGCGTTTACTTCAG GGTCTTGATCCAAGGTCTACGGCAAATTTGTTCAACAACTCCATATGCGTTGGAGAGAAGACAGTGAATAATGAAGAATGTTTCATATTAAAACTTGAAGCCGATTCCAATTCACTTCGAACAAGAAGTAGTAGCAACGTAGAGATTATTCGCCACACGGTGTGGGGCTACTTTAGCCAGAGAACAGGCCTTTTGGTCCAATTAGAAGATTCCCACTTGATCAAACTCAAATCCAATGCAAGTGAAGCCATATTTTGGGAAACCAACATGGAGTCCCTAATACAAGACTATAGAATTGTGGATGGCATTAACATAGCACACGCGGGGAAGACTTGGGTCACATTGTCAAGGTTGGGTGAATGCCCTGAGAGCCATTCGACGACAAGAATAAAAGAGGTTTGGCAAATTGAAGAAGTGGATTTTAACATCAAAGGGTTGTCCATGGATTGCTTCCTACCACCTAGTGATTTGaagagagaggaagagaaaggGGTGGAAGAGTGTGGGGTGGCTGCAAGCAATGCAAAGTTGCCCTATAAGATTCAATCTGCTTCTTTTAAGATTAGTGTCTCCAAAGTAGCAGCTATTAATGTGGAGGATTCAAGTGCTAGTGAAAGTGATGATGAAAACGTGTAA